A genomic window from Lineus longissimus chromosome 17, tnLinLong1.2, whole genome shotgun sequence includes:
- the LOC135501721 gene encoding uncharacterized protein LOC135501721 isoform X1 encodes MSETKGKKGSLPLGWIVKQSSTYKDRVYYFNQITGVSTWELPKLDETKDTKMKKTKEKDKADGKGGLKEQTKKNKTEKVDVREKGDFLDQKHKIKSKAVVKGKMEDKDKIELKVDPKRQMESKGEQVAVKRKSERNDKTESKGKEVAKRKVDLTATTEEGMVNETGSDLEEGEVVDSVEEPGTNSAVQPTATDSKQQSDVNESGSKVKEAKDLSDSDSPAESPSKRSRHSPRRHKHKKHRSKKSSKNDLSPHRSDKTGSDRGRKRCSDSVDEEDSSEMRVPVRSARELGLKPLKLDKPLRRPRTSSVSVVGPALAPKRAPCSVEREKEHETSAGKSTDINPGGLGAECRKSCSKLNLVVSGNEVGTKNGISEKSSSVSISSKIESVAKCESVDKSSLLEKSRGISSGDVSKAIERLNKAIEKTVKESHKRSRGGESDDLKSISKCLKSSPETETAEVGMEKLTKNQRKKRAKARAKTAKLVENLKFVTTQIRKVTDSPEEKRKLDALRKSQSTETSEVPNVSIQDRPVLKAVRKLHTFGQTVTPDLVQKESAVNTAGPLGPILDSMRPRSLLVNAIKPAATTTAGIILQNRSLGSKLVPSQSAIAPPATVQNAAAQDMKLSFKMAPQPQTKIQPIDFNLLNAQHAKKKIVPVKKSDRLFGRQSPDLPLDSNNALFNAQQLAGPSYVGTGADEISGKEENDANWDRQHEFNSNNMASGNLTMSMEQKVVQSEALKTIEKSGGLFGKGATKNLFGKQGNEVANRNASPVLDLESPDFISETLPLSSPEAMQQDAFFSPIHRPVTPELTMELAQTWQGMDTVMQQNPPFHTPHITGYTRSAMTEPLPLRSDMNVSPFEAALGMGNQTYHADVIESMDTDQGSSVNTKLFIVLDTNVLMQHTAYVEDLRDRSFSNLGKPVVIIPWIVMQELDSLKDNKGPNRILQRSYSAETQARLAVKFLHTCFQSKHPRIVGQTPREAALPTSGDLTIESNDDQVLQCCLQCKEKYPDSLVVLFTNDMNLCSKAMIMGIQAFTHENLQNGINNFCVVPADVDDDQLDNLRTHTPPVLVDPVQKKQEDAKKLADDILCDLKEILHEGLSIVLRSELQAVYDDVWKDIVFKKPPWTLCDILQSIKKHWIAVFGDLFGRDLECHIQALAKHFKSGQGFGIGIKEVCGLIYNALALYELARKFKSHNAPQTFDRCLQNLHTLRKICQGVLREKLPVDAGLTRLKEMVLNPTTVTSSVQAATSQDSVSALTSTMRPSTSDITMLPSGGRSPAVGFNLRQKDVEAVQSKFQQLWENINHFCDLLMQVFQVPNGGPLPPDLPSRDQAVEFFARLLPCIEQLRTSYRNMLMSSPEQLEAHPQVFLKLCENVNSFFVKLDVQITSPPLEPSQLEYFYSDNEKREVLKCGYSQLEEMINRLEFCDTQLIPEERLIIHSS; translated from the exons ATGAGTGAAACAAAAGGGAAGAAGGGGTCCCTACCCCTTGGCTGGATTGTAAAACAATCCTCCACATACAAGGACCGGGTGTATTACTTCAACCAGATTACAGGTGTCTCGACTTGGGAGCTGCCAAAGCTGGATGAAACTAAAGATACCAAAATGAAGAAGACCAAAGAAAAAGATAAGGCTGATGGGAAAGGCGGTCTGAAAGAGCAAACAAAAAAGAACAAGACAGAAAAGGTTGATGTCCGAGAGAAGGGGGATTTTCTAGATCAGAAACATAAGATAAAATCTAAAGCAGTGGTAAAAGGAAAGATGGAGGACAAAGATAAAATTGAGCTCAAAGTTGATCCAAAACGCCAGATGGAATCGAAAGGAGAACAGGTTGCAGTCAAACGGAAATCAGAAAGAAATGACAAGACAGAATCTAAAGGAAAGGAGGTGGCCAAACGGAAAGTAGATCTGACAGCTACGACAGAAGAGGGAATGGTGAATGAGACAGGCTCTGACCTGGAAGAG GGTGAAGTTGTCGACTCTGTAGAAGAACCTGGGACAAATTCAGCTGTGCAGCCAACAGCAACGGATTCCAAGCAACAGTCAGATGTCAATGAGTCAGGATCTAAGGTCAAGGAAGCAAAAGATTTGAGTGATTCAGATTCGCCAGCAGAATCTCCTTCTAAACGGTCGAGACATTCTCCTAGGAGGCATAAACATAAAAAGCATAGGTCAAAGAAATCGTCAAAAAATGACTTAAGTCCGCATAGGAGCGACAAAACGGGTAGTGATAGGGGTAGGAAAAGATGCAGTGATTCAGTTGATGAAGAGGATAGTTCAGAAATGAGGGTACCAGTGCGCAGTGCGAGAGAGTTAGGGTTGAAGCCTTTGAAGTTAGATAAGCCACTGAGGAGGCCTAGGACTTCTAGTGTTAGTGTTGTCGGGCCTGCTCTGGCACCGAAAAGGGCGCCTTGTTCTGTAGAAAGGGAAAAAGAGCATGAAACCTCGGCTGGAAAGTCAACAGATATTAATCCTGGAGGGTTAGGAGCGGAATGCCGAAAATCTTGTTCCAAGTTAAATTTGGTTGTGAGTGGAAATGAAGTTGGTACGAAAAATGGAATATCCGAAAAATCGAGTAGTGTTAGTATTAGTAGCAAGATTGAATCTGTCGCAAAATGTGAATCAGTTGATAAGTCATCCTTGCTGGAGAAATCCAGGGGTATAAGTTCAGGAGATGTCAGTAAAGCTATTGAAAGGTTGAATAAGGCTATTGAAAAAACTGTTAAGGAATCTCACAAGAGAAGTAGAGGTGGTGAGTCAGATGATTTGAAATCAAtctcaaaatgtttgaaatcatCTCCAGAGACAGAAACTGCTGAAGTTGGGATGGaaaagttgacaaaaaatcagcgTAAGAAGCGAGCAAAGGCTCGAGCGAAGACGGCAAAATTGGTGGAAAATCTTAAATTTGTTACAACGCAGATTCGAAAAGTGACTGATTCTCCGGAAGAGAAGCGAAAATTGGATGCGCTGCGTAAATCTCAGTCAACAGAGACTTCGGAAGTACCAAATGTCTCTATTCAGGATAGACCTGTTCTGAAAGCTGTGAGGAAATTGCACACATTTGGGCAGACTGTTACACCTGACCTGGTGCAAAAAGAGAGTGCTGTCAATACAGCGGGGCCACTGGGACCGATTCTTGACTCGATGAGACCTCGGTCATTGCTGGTCAATGCAATCAAACCTGCTGCAACTACAACTGCTGGGATTATTCTGCAAAATCGGTCGCTTGGGTCTAAGTTAGTTCCATCCCAATCTGCAATAGCTCCACCAGCAACAGTACAAAATGCAGCAGCACAGGATATGAAACTCAGTTTTAAGATGGCTCCGCAACCGCAGACGAAAATTCAGCCCATTGATTTCAATCTATTGAATGCTCAACATGCAAAGAAGAAAATTGTGCCAGTCAAAAAATCAGACAGGCTATTTGGAAGACAGAGCCCTGACTTGCCTTTGGACAGTAATAATGCATTGTTCAATGCTCAACAGTTAGCTGGTCCAAGTTATGTTGGCACTGGAGCAGATGAAATTTCAGGTAAAGAGGAGAATGATGCTAATTGGGATAGACAACATGAATTCAATTCCAATAACATGGCCTCTGGAAATCTGACCATGAGCATGGAACAGAAAGTTGTCCAAAGTGAAGCATTGAAAACTATTGAAAAGTCGGGTGGCCTTTTTGGAAAGGGGGCTACAAAAAATCTGTTTGGAAAGCAGGGGAATGAGGTTGCGAACCGAAATGCATCCCCTGTGTTAGACTTGGAGTCGCCTGATTTTATAAGCGAAACATTACCATTATCGAGCCCTGAGGCTATGCAGCAGGATGCCTTTTTCTCGCCGATACACCGTCCTGTTACGCCAGAATTGACAATGGAATTGGCCCAAACATGGCAAGGAATGGACACTGTGATGCAGCAAAATCCACCTTTCCACACTCCACACATAACGGGTTACACGAGAAGTGCTATGACCGAGCCTCTGCCTTTGAGAAGCGACATGAATGTATCACCATTTGAAGCAGCACTTGGCATGGGGAACCAGACATATCATGCAGATGTGATCGAGTCGATGGATACAGATCAAGGATCGTCTGTTAATACG AAACTCTTCATCGTATTAGATACGAATGTCCTAATGCAACACACTGCCTACGTTGAAGATCTACGTGATCGAAGCTTCAGCAACCTCGGCAAGCCGGTGGTCATCATACCTTGGATTGTCATGCAGGAGTTGGATTCCTTGAAAGACAACAAAGGTCCTAATAGG ATTCTGCAAAGAAGCTACAGTGCCGAGACACAGGCCCGCCTGGCAGTGAAGTTCTTACACACTTGTTTCCAGAGCAAACATCCACGGATTGTAGGGCAGACCCCGCGGGAG GCAGCGCTTCCTACCTCAGGAGACCTCACGATAGAATCCAATGATGACCAGGTGCTACAGTGTTGTTTACAGTGCAAAGAAAAAT ATCCAGATTCCCTGGTGGTACTCTTTACGAATGACATGAATTTGTGCAGTAAAGCTATGATAATGGGGATACAGGCATTTACACACGAG AATCTCCAAAATGGTATCAATAACTTCTGTGTAGTTCCTgccgatgtcgatgatgatcaGCTTGATAACCTCCGAACCCATACACCACCAGTTTTGGTAGATCCAGTTCAGAAAAAGCAAGAAGATGCTAAAAAACTG GCTGATGATATCCTCTGTGATTTGAAGGAGATTCTCCATGAAGGGCTGTCAATCGTCCTCCGGTCTGAGCTACAGGCAGTTTATGATGACGTATG GAAAGATATAGTCTTCAAGAAACCTCCCTGGACTCTGTGTGATATTCTCCAGTCTATCAAAAA ACATTGGATTGCTGTTTTTGGAGATCTATTTGGTCGAGATTTAGAATGCCACATTCAGGCCCTTGCCAAGCACTTCAAGTCTGGACAAG GTTTTGGTATTGGTATAAAGGAGGTGTGTGGTCTGATCTATAATGCATTAGCTTTATACGAGCTTGCCAGAAAATTTAAAAG TCACAATGCCCCACAGACATTTGACAGATGCCTTCAAAATCTGCACACTCTCCGAAAAATCTGCCAGGGTGTTCTGAGAGAAAAATTACCTGTTGACGCAGGGCTGACTCGGCTGAAAGAAATGGTGCTTAATCCTACAACAGTGACTTCCAGTGTTCAGGCTGCTACCTCACAAGACTCTGTATCTGCTTTAACTTCCACAATGAGGCCGTCTACGTCTGATATCACGATGCTTCCCAGTGGGGGGCGCTCACCAGCCGTCGGGTTCAACCTAAGGCAGAAAGATGTTGAAGCCGTCCAGAGTAAATTTCAACAGCTTTGGGAGAATATTAATCACTTTTG TGATCTCCTGATGCAAGTCTTCCAAGTCCCAAATGGTGGTCCTCTACCCCCTGATCTGCCCAGTCGTGACCAGGCGGTTGAATTCTTTGCCAGACTACTGCCGTGCATTGAGCAGCTACGGACAAGCTACCGAAA TATGCTAATGTCCTCGCCCGAGCAGCTTGAAGCGCATCCCCAGGTCTTCCTCAAACTCTGTGAAAACGTCAACTCATTCTTTGTCAAATTAGATGTACAG ATCACATCACCCCCACTTGAACCCAGCCAGCTCGAGTATTTTTACTCCGATAATGAAAAACGTGAGGTGCTCAAATGTGGCTATTCTCAATTGGAGGAAATGATTAACAGGCTGGAATTCTGTGATACGCAACTCATACCTGAGGAAAGACTGATTATACACAGTAGCTAA
- the LOC135501290 gene encoding DNA-directed RNA polymerase I subunit RPA12-like — MTTKKVVFDGDITFCPECGTIMPNPGLADVVTCSNCKFQLDVIEYDGVEIHSKVVFNKRKTQTSSALDDEEASKGPLVDRQCSKCGNEGMTFSTRQTRGADEGQTVFFTCPRCGFQESEFS; from the exons ATGACGACAAAGAAGGTTGTATTTGATGGTGATATCACCTTTTGTCCGGAGTGTGGAACAATCATGCCAAACCCGGGATTGGCCGATGTTGTCACCTGTAGCAATTGTAAATTTCAACTTGATGTTATAG AATATGATGGTGTAGAGATCCACTCCAAAGTTGTGTTCAATAAGCGAAAAACTCAAACATCTTCAGCACTCGATGATGAGGAAGCAAGTAAAGGGCCTCTG GTTGACCGGCAGTGTTCCAAGTGTGGTAATGAGGGAATGACATTCTCCACCAGGCAGACGAGAGGAGCTGATGAAGGCCAGACAGTATTCTTCACATGTCCACGCTGCGG GTTCCAAGAATCCGAATTTTCTTAG
- the LOC135501721 gene encoding uncharacterized protein LOC135501721 isoform X2 translates to MSETKGKKGSLPLGWIVKQSSTYKDRVYYFNQITGVSTWELPKLDETKDTKMKKTKEKDKADGKGGLKEQTKKNKTEKVDVREKGDFLDQKHKIKSKAVVKGKMEDKDKIELKVDPKRQMESKGEQVAVKRKSERNDKTESKGKEVAKRKVDLTATTEEGMVNETGSDLEEGEVVDSVEEPGTNSAVQPTATDSKQQSDVNESGSKVKEAKDLSDSDSPAESPSKRSRHSPRRHKHKKHRSKKSSKNDLSPHRSDKTGSDRGRKRCSDSVDEEDSSEMRVPVRSARELGLKPLKLDKPLRRPRTSSVSVVGPALAPKRAPCSVEREKEHETSAGKSTDINPGGLGAECRKSCSKLNLVVSGNEVGTKNGISEKSSSVSISSKIESVAKCESVDKSSLLEKSRGISSGDVSKAIERLNKAIEKTVKESHKRSRGGESDDLKSISKCLKSSPETETAEVGMEKLTKNQRKKRAKARAKTAKLVENLKFVTTQIRKVTDSPEEKRKLDALRKSQSTETSEVPNVSIQDRPVLKAVRKLHTFGQTVTPDLVQKESAVNTAGPLGPILDSMRPRSLLVNAIKPAATTTAGIILQNRSLGSKLVPSQSAIAPPATVQNAAAQDMKLSFKMAPQPQTKIQPIDFNLLNAQHAKKKIVPVKKSDRLFGRQSPDLPLDSNNALFNAQQLAGPSYVGTGADEISGKEENDANWDRQHEFNSNNMASGNLTMSMEQKVVQSEALKTIEKSGGLFGKGATKNLFGKQGNEVANRNASPVLDLESPDFISETLPLSSPEAMQQDAFFSPIHRPVTPELTMELAQTWQGMDTVMQQNPPFHTPHITGYTRSAMTEPLPLRSDMNVSPFEAALGMGNQTYHADVIESMDTDQGSSVNTKLFIVLDTNVLMQHTAYVEDLRDRSFSNLGKPVVIIPWIVMQELDSLKDNKGPNRILQRSYSAETQARLAVKFLHTCFQSKHPRIVGQTPREAALPTSGDLTIESNDDQVLQCCLQCKEKYPDSLVVLFTNDMNLCSKAMIMGIQAFTHENLQNGINNFCVVPADVDDDQLDNLRTHTPPVLVDPVQKKQEDAKKLADDILCDLKEILHEGLSIVLRSELQAVYDDVWKDIVFKKPPWTLCDILQSIKKHWIAVFGDLFGRDLECHIQALAKHFKSGQVTMPHRHLTDAFKICTLSEKSARVF, encoded by the exons ATGAGTGAAACAAAAGGGAAGAAGGGGTCCCTACCCCTTGGCTGGATTGTAAAACAATCCTCCACATACAAGGACCGGGTGTATTACTTCAACCAGATTACAGGTGTCTCGACTTGGGAGCTGCCAAAGCTGGATGAAACTAAAGATACCAAAATGAAGAAGACCAAAGAAAAAGATAAGGCTGATGGGAAAGGCGGTCTGAAAGAGCAAACAAAAAAGAACAAGACAGAAAAGGTTGATGTCCGAGAGAAGGGGGATTTTCTAGATCAGAAACATAAGATAAAATCTAAAGCAGTGGTAAAAGGAAAGATGGAGGACAAAGATAAAATTGAGCTCAAAGTTGATCCAAAACGCCAGATGGAATCGAAAGGAGAACAGGTTGCAGTCAAACGGAAATCAGAAAGAAATGACAAGACAGAATCTAAAGGAAAGGAGGTGGCCAAACGGAAAGTAGATCTGACAGCTACGACAGAAGAGGGAATGGTGAATGAGACAGGCTCTGACCTGGAAGAG GGTGAAGTTGTCGACTCTGTAGAAGAACCTGGGACAAATTCAGCTGTGCAGCCAACAGCAACGGATTCCAAGCAACAGTCAGATGTCAATGAGTCAGGATCTAAGGTCAAGGAAGCAAAAGATTTGAGTGATTCAGATTCGCCAGCAGAATCTCCTTCTAAACGGTCGAGACATTCTCCTAGGAGGCATAAACATAAAAAGCATAGGTCAAAGAAATCGTCAAAAAATGACTTAAGTCCGCATAGGAGCGACAAAACGGGTAGTGATAGGGGTAGGAAAAGATGCAGTGATTCAGTTGATGAAGAGGATAGTTCAGAAATGAGGGTACCAGTGCGCAGTGCGAGAGAGTTAGGGTTGAAGCCTTTGAAGTTAGATAAGCCACTGAGGAGGCCTAGGACTTCTAGTGTTAGTGTTGTCGGGCCTGCTCTGGCACCGAAAAGGGCGCCTTGTTCTGTAGAAAGGGAAAAAGAGCATGAAACCTCGGCTGGAAAGTCAACAGATATTAATCCTGGAGGGTTAGGAGCGGAATGCCGAAAATCTTGTTCCAAGTTAAATTTGGTTGTGAGTGGAAATGAAGTTGGTACGAAAAATGGAATATCCGAAAAATCGAGTAGTGTTAGTATTAGTAGCAAGATTGAATCTGTCGCAAAATGTGAATCAGTTGATAAGTCATCCTTGCTGGAGAAATCCAGGGGTATAAGTTCAGGAGATGTCAGTAAAGCTATTGAAAGGTTGAATAAGGCTATTGAAAAAACTGTTAAGGAATCTCACAAGAGAAGTAGAGGTGGTGAGTCAGATGATTTGAAATCAAtctcaaaatgtttgaaatcatCTCCAGAGACAGAAACTGCTGAAGTTGGGATGGaaaagttgacaaaaaatcagcgTAAGAAGCGAGCAAAGGCTCGAGCGAAGACGGCAAAATTGGTGGAAAATCTTAAATTTGTTACAACGCAGATTCGAAAAGTGACTGATTCTCCGGAAGAGAAGCGAAAATTGGATGCGCTGCGTAAATCTCAGTCAACAGAGACTTCGGAAGTACCAAATGTCTCTATTCAGGATAGACCTGTTCTGAAAGCTGTGAGGAAATTGCACACATTTGGGCAGACTGTTACACCTGACCTGGTGCAAAAAGAGAGTGCTGTCAATACAGCGGGGCCACTGGGACCGATTCTTGACTCGATGAGACCTCGGTCATTGCTGGTCAATGCAATCAAACCTGCTGCAACTACAACTGCTGGGATTATTCTGCAAAATCGGTCGCTTGGGTCTAAGTTAGTTCCATCCCAATCTGCAATAGCTCCACCAGCAACAGTACAAAATGCAGCAGCACAGGATATGAAACTCAGTTTTAAGATGGCTCCGCAACCGCAGACGAAAATTCAGCCCATTGATTTCAATCTATTGAATGCTCAACATGCAAAGAAGAAAATTGTGCCAGTCAAAAAATCAGACAGGCTATTTGGAAGACAGAGCCCTGACTTGCCTTTGGACAGTAATAATGCATTGTTCAATGCTCAACAGTTAGCTGGTCCAAGTTATGTTGGCACTGGAGCAGATGAAATTTCAGGTAAAGAGGAGAATGATGCTAATTGGGATAGACAACATGAATTCAATTCCAATAACATGGCCTCTGGAAATCTGACCATGAGCATGGAACAGAAAGTTGTCCAAAGTGAAGCATTGAAAACTATTGAAAAGTCGGGTGGCCTTTTTGGAAAGGGGGCTACAAAAAATCTGTTTGGAAAGCAGGGGAATGAGGTTGCGAACCGAAATGCATCCCCTGTGTTAGACTTGGAGTCGCCTGATTTTATAAGCGAAACATTACCATTATCGAGCCCTGAGGCTATGCAGCAGGATGCCTTTTTCTCGCCGATACACCGTCCTGTTACGCCAGAATTGACAATGGAATTGGCCCAAACATGGCAAGGAATGGACACTGTGATGCAGCAAAATCCACCTTTCCACACTCCACACATAACGGGTTACACGAGAAGTGCTATGACCGAGCCTCTGCCTTTGAGAAGCGACATGAATGTATCACCATTTGAAGCAGCACTTGGCATGGGGAACCAGACATATCATGCAGATGTGATCGAGTCGATGGATACAGATCAAGGATCGTCTGTTAATACG AAACTCTTCATCGTATTAGATACGAATGTCCTAATGCAACACACTGCCTACGTTGAAGATCTACGTGATCGAAGCTTCAGCAACCTCGGCAAGCCGGTGGTCATCATACCTTGGATTGTCATGCAGGAGTTGGATTCCTTGAAAGACAACAAAGGTCCTAATAGG ATTCTGCAAAGAAGCTACAGTGCCGAGACACAGGCCCGCCTGGCAGTGAAGTTCTTACACACTTGTTTCCAGAGCAAACATCCACGGATTGTAGGGCAGACCCCGCGGGAG GCAGCGCTTCCTACCTCAGGAGACCTCACGATAGAATCCAATGATGACCAGGTGCTACAGTGTTGTTTACAGTGCAAAGAAAAAT ATCCAGATTCCCTGGTGGTACTCTTTACGAATGACATGAATTTGTGCAGTAAAGCTATGATAATGGGGATACAGGCATTTACACACGAG AATCTCCAAAATGGTATCAATAACTTCTGTGTAGTTCCTgccgatgtcgatgatgatcaGCTTGATAACCTCCGAACCCATACACCACCAGTTTTGGTAGATCCAGTTCAGAAAAAGCAAGAAGATGCTAAAAAACTG GCTGATGATATCCTCTGTGATTTGAAGGAGATTCTCCATGAAGGGCTGTCAATCGTCCTCCGGTCTGAGCTACAGGCAGTTTATGATGACGTATG GAAAGATATAGTCTTCAAGAAACCTCCCTGGACTCTGTGTGATATTCTCCAGTCTATCAAAAA ACATTGGATTGCTGTTTTTGGAGATCTATTTGGTCGAGATTTAGAATGCCACATTCAGGCCCTTGCCAAGCACTTCAAGTCTGGACAAG TCACAATGCCCCACAGACATTTGACAGATGCCTTCAAAATCTGCACACTCTCCGAAAAATCTGCCAGGGTGTTCTGA
- the LOC135501415 gene encoding endoplasmic reticulum mannosyl-oligosaccharide 1,2-alpha-mannosidase-like, which translates to MLTNSSRNHTVLTIENVDTSQLGKKGQSRKRQAYWRVWNRLSRLQRCLLTILSFAAVVCLVYVIPTIYEDFAHLEDVDKLSRRKHADALLDSAKHLDKLDEITRQKNKMLEKLRKKIVSNETGEHVSQPQQHVPLKEPPGGQDVNNADKDEAEGAGEKPGETENAETSDPYGGPQNEKQQAVVNAFKHAWTAYRKHAWGHDELKPISKSYSTWFDVGLTLIDSLDTMFIMGLKEEFKEARTWVEQKLSFHNDRDVNLFEITIRVLGGLLSTYHLTGDKLFLEKATDLGNRLLPCFNKRSGVPFSDINLATGMAHAPRWGPDSSTSEVTTIQMEFKDLSHATGNKIYKEAVESVTNHVHMLPKQTGLVPIFINAQSGQFRSGSTITLGARGDSYYEYLLKQWIQTGKKEDMLRDDYNLAMHGVSTQLVRESGPKKLTFIGELLRGSAFSPKMDHLVCYLPGTLALGYHNGLPKAHMELAEKLAYTCYQMYATTETGLSPEIAHFNMLPGAKDDIFIKSADTHNLLRPETIESFFYLYRYTKDKKYQEWGWQIFQAFERHTRLKEGGYSSINNVKNPERPIYRDKMESFFLGETLKYFYLLFSEDENLLPSDKFIFNTEAHPLLIYKS; encoded by the exons ATGCTCACGAATTCTTCGCGAAATCATACGGTTTTGACAATCGAAAATGTCGATACGTCACAACTAGGCAAGAAAGGCCAAAGCAGAAAACGTCAAGCTTATTGGAGG GTATGGAACCGCCTATCCCGTCTACAGCGATGTTTGCTGACCATTCTGTCATTTGCCGCCGTCGTCTGCCTCGTCTATGTCATACCCACAATCTACGAAGACTTTGCTCATTTGGAAGATGTGGACAAACTCTCCCGAAGAAAACATGCTGATGCGCTACTTGATAGCGCCAAACATTTGGATAAACTGGATGAAATTACTAGGCAGAAAAACAAAATGCTT GAGAAGTtgcgaaaaaaaattgtttccaaTGAAACTGGAGAACATGTTTCACAGCCACAACAGCATGTTCCTCTGAAggagccccctggtggccaagatgTGAACAATGCAGATAAGGATGAGGCGGAAGGAGCGGGTGAG AAGCCGGGTGAGACAGAAAATGCAGAAACAAGTGATCCGTACGGTG GACCCCAGAATGAAAAACAGCAAGCAGTCGTCAATGCATTCAAACATGCATGGACTGCGTACAGGAAGCATGCATGGGGACACGATGAACTCAAGCCAATTTCAAAATCTTATTCAACGTGGTTTGATGTCGGGCTGACACTGATTGATTCATTGGATACCATGTTTATCATGGGGCTAAAAGAAG AATTTAAGGAAGCTCGCACCTGGGTTGAGCAGAAGCTGTCATTCCATAACGATAGAGATGTTAACTTATTCGAGATAACCATTCGTGTTCTTGGTGGTTTGCTCAGCACATATCATCTCACAGGGGATAAATTATTTCTCGAAAAAGCA ACTGATTTGGGGAATAGACTGCTGCCATGTTTCAACAAGCGTTCTGGCGTGCCGTTTTCCGATATCAACCTAGCCACCGGGATGGCCCACGCTCCACGGTGGGGACCTGACAGTAGCACATCAGAGGTCACGACCATTCAGATGGAGTTCAAGGATCTAAGTCATGCTACAGGCAATAAAATATATAAG GAAGCTGTTGAGAGTGTCACTAACCATGTACATATGCTGCCCAAACAGACAGGACTAGTGCCTATATTCATTAACGCCCAGTCGGGTCAGTTCCGTAGTGGGTCGACGATAACCCTTGGTGCCCGTGGTGATAGTTATTATGAATATTTACTCAAACAGTGGATACAGACGGGCAAGAAGGAGGACAT gttaCGAGATGATTATAACCTTGCCATGCACGGTGTCAGCACACAACTAGTCAGAGAATCAGGGCCAAAGAAGCTGACCTTTATTGGGGAGTTACTACGCGGAAGTGCATTTAGTCCTAAAATG GACCATTTAGTGTGTTATTTGCCGGGGACATTAGCCCTCGGCTATCATAATGGCCTTCCTAAGGCACATATGGAGCTAGCAGAGAAGTTGGCCTACACGTGTTACCAGATGTATGCCACGACTGAGACAGGGCTCAGTCCCGAAATTGCACACTTTAATATGTTGCCCGGTGCGAAGGACGATATCTTTATAAAG TCGGCAGACACCCACAACCTCCTTCGACCAGAAACAATCGAGAGTTTCTTCTATCTCTATCGCTACACGAAGGACAAAAAATACCAAGAATGGGGCTGGCAGATATTCCAAGCTTTTGAGCGCCACACGCGGTTAAAGGAGGGTGGATACAGTTCAATAAATAATGTGAAAAATCCAGAACGCCCAATCTACCGGGACAAAATGGAGAGCTTCTTTTTGGGCGagactttgaaatatttctaTCTTTTGTTCAGTGAGGACGAAAATCTATTGCCGTCAGATAAGTTTATATTTAACACGGAAGCACATCCTTTATTGATATATAAGTCATAG